A window from Drosophila nasuta strain 15112-1781.00 chromosome 3, ASM2355853v1, whole genome shotgun sequence encodes these proteins:
- the LOC132788966 gene encoding protein TEX261, whose amino-acid sequence MGFLFILSWISLGIQITFVTLSLVAGLYYLAELAEEYTTPARRFILFMISFTIMVYIMFIFFEDFPWTMLLCGLTAQGFHFSIMTDFPFIRLLSVPFIGSLAMLVINHVLAFQYFTTVYVPFTQVLAYFTICMWMVPFALFVSVSANDNVLPTTIGSNERRLGSNNPDVVSNYFSRNKKMGLLSLFNYMKETLLPGRSKKTF is encoded by the exons atgggTTTCCTGTTTATACTCAGTTGGATCTCCTTAGGCATACAAATCACCTTCGTAACGCTGTCATTAG TGGCCGGACTTTACTACTTGGCTGAATTGGCGGAGGAATACACAACGCCAGCACGacgatttattttgtttatgataAGTTTCACAATTATGGTCTACATCATGTTCATATTCTTTGAGGACTTCCCCTGGACCATGCTGCTGTGCGGTCTGACAGCACAGGGATTTCATTTCTCTATAATGACTGATTTTCCATTCATTCGTTTGCTGTCGGTGCCATTTATTGGCTCTTTGGCCATGTTGGTGATCAATCATGTGCTGGCTTTTCAGTATTTCACTACCGTTTACGTGCCCTTCACACAG GTGCTCGCTTACTTTACTATCTGCATGTGGATGGTTCCCTTTGCATTGTTCGTTTCAGTGAGTGCCAACGACAACGTGTTGCCCACCACAATTGGTAGCAATGAAAGAAGGCTGGGCAGCAATAATCCCGATGTTGTCAGCAATTACTTCTCGCGCAACAAGAAGATGGGACTGTTATCGTTGTTCAACTATATGAAAGAGACTTTGTTGCCCGGACGCAGCAAGAAAACATTTTGA
- the LOC132788965 gene encoding ribose-5-phosphate isomerase, with product MLKPLLLYRGFLTPQLPHLISFGINSAQASTLFRRNYCKMDDKIALDAAKSAAAQAAVDQWVTEDTKVVGVGSGSTIVFAVERLAERVWKEGALADMICVPSSYQARKLILDHNLTLGDLDRNPKIDVYIDGADEVDSHMVLIKGGGGCLMQEKIVASCAKTVIIIADYTKKSLRLGEQWCKGIPIEIAPMAHVPVKLKIEALFGGEASLRIALKKAGPIVTDNGNFLLDWKFLAKREYNWDEVNRAISMIPGVLETGLFVDMASKCYFGMADGSVKTQNK from the coding sequence ATGCTGAAGCCATTGTTACTGTACCGAGGTTTCCTTACACCGCAGTTACCACATTTGATCTCATTTGGAATTAATTCTGCACAAGCTTCGACACTTTTTCGGCGAAATTACTGCAAGATGGACGATAAAATTGCACTAGACGCCGCCAAGAGTGCGGCTGCCCAAGCCGCTGTTGATCAATGGGTCACAGAGGACACCAAAGTAGTTGGTGTGGGCAGCGGATCAACAATAGTGTTTGCTGTAGAACGACTCGCGGAGCGCGTGTGGAAGGAGGGTGCCCTGGCGGACATGATCTGTGTGCCTTCCTCATACCAGGCACGCAAACTAATTCTGGATCACAATCTGACGTTGGGCGATTTGGATCGCAATCCCAAAATCGACGTGTACATTGATGGAGCCGACGAGGTCGACAGCCACATGGTGCTCATCAAGGGCGGCGGTGGTTGCCTGATGCAGGAAAAGATTGTGGCTTCATGCGCCAAGACAGTTATCATTATCGCAGACTACACAAAGAAGTCGCTGCGCCTGGGCGAGCAATGGTGCAAGGGCATTCCCATTGAAATTGCGCCAATGGCACATGTACCAGTCAAACTGAAGATTGAGGCACTTTTTGGAGGTGAAGCAAGTCTTCGCATCGCCCTGAAGAAAGCTGGACCCATTGTTACCGACAATGGTAACTTTCTGCTAGACTGGAAGTTTTTGGCCAAGCGCGAATACAACTGGGATGAGGTGAATCGTGCAATCAGCATGATACCTGGTGTCCTTGAGACGGGTTTATTTGTTGACATGGCATCGAAGTGTTACTTTGGAATGGCCGACGGCAGCGTCAAGACACAGAACAAGTAG
- the LOC132788963 gene encoding enolase-binding protein → MYIATLVILGSLFPSCLPAFVERSDFCIETDPTLLIDIGRRVVIPSEKDLKCAITATTLTAKEKASLVETLCKDHGTTTMKHSFHHYFKLRNGELSGRGVQQDICEENANAMLAWVPYSTMMQHYAAELNPKERLSYIAKATNLDREKTELCHFSHTDLVNGVADKLFTCVVMIFEDNFYDVDDNINVLVELQPLVYQLRNITYLPWRNVTNSYKMLLGNGVLKNPSTQRKPIYGSVNYAFVEKIRLNTSSIYNEGYHLDKLPLLLEHRGAVLDLDEAGEGGMDVQKQAYFGRTMDPHSDVRVQVIGQWVDQHREFGADVYEYYGHGLARFKLPITGARLTFVRIDNTEPVFEAAESSNLAKASLFRDMDSAPVRLSVNGSMEQITEWEADEEEESSFYPWFVISCLLIGIVLIAVVYGVVRVYHKRNKQKQKYELANTNNTPASA, encoded by the exons ATGTATATTGCAACGCTTGTCATTTTGGGATCACTTTTTCCGTCATGCCTCCCGGCATTTGTGGAGCGTTCCGACTTCTGCATAGAAACCGATCCCACGTTACTCATTGATATAGGTCGTCGAGTGGTTATTCCCAGTGAAAAGGATTTAAAATGCGCTATCACAGCCACAACACTTACAGCTAAAGAGAAG GCTAGCCTCGTTGAGACCTTATGTAAGGATCATGGTACCACCACGATGAAACATAGTTTTCATCACTACTTCAAGCTGCGCAATGGAGAGCTAAGTGGACGCGGCGTTCAGCAGGATATTTGTGAGGAGAACGCCAACGCTATGTTAGCCTGGGTACCTTACAGCACAATGATGCAACATTATGCCGCGGAGCTGAACCCAAAGGAGCGGCTCAGTTACATTGCGAAGGCCACAAACTTAGACCGTGAGAAGACCGAATTGTGTCATTTCAGTCATACCGATCTGGTCAACGGAGTCGCTGACAAGTTGTTCACTTGCGTGGTCATGATTTTCGAGGATAACTTT TATGACGTGGACGATAACATCAATGTGCTGGTGGAGCTGCAACCATTGGTCTACCAACTGCGTAATATCACCTACTTGCCTTGGCGTAACGTAACCAACAGTTATAAAATGCTACTGGGTAACGGCGTGCTCAAGAATCCCAGCACACAACGCAAGCCCATTTATGGCAGCGTTAACTATGCGTTTGTAGAGAAGATTCGACTGAACACCAGCAGCATTTACAACGAGGGTTATCATTTAGAcaagctgccgctgctgctggaaCATCGTGGCGCTGTCTTAGATCTTGATGAGGCTGGCGAGGGCGGCATGGATGTGCAGAAACAAGCATACTTTGGACGCACCATGGATCCTCATAGTGATGTGCGGGTCCAGGTCATTGGACAATGGGTTGATCAGCATCGTGAGTTCGGTGCCGATGTCTATGAGTACTATGGTCATGGATTAGCTCGCTTCAAATTGCCAATCACTGGTGCTAGGCTCACGTTCGTGCGCATCGATAACACTGAGCCGGTGTTTGAGGCTGCCGAGTCGAGTAATCTGGCGAAGGCATCGCTGTTCCGGGACATGGATTCTGCACCAGTTAGGCTTAGTGTGAACGGTTCAATGGAGCAAATCACGGAATGGGAGGCGGACGAGGAAGAGGAATCCTCGTTCTATCCATGGTTTGTGATTAGTTGTTTACTTATTGGCATTGTCCTCATCGCCGTTGTTTATGGCGTTGTTCGTGTTTACCACAAAAGgaacaagcaaaaacaaaagtatgaATTGGCGAATACAAACAATACACCAGCGAGCGCCTAG
- the LOC132788959 gene encoding protein mahjong, giving the protein MSDANSNANGNGNENARAQDEELPNDIALDNAIFAAAYQSDDEPADEELEADAQSEDNSNEVNAEGEDDAEDAEVEVDGEGEEGDNDGDGDAAVEDDDADADNANAEDDPAADRRSATKRELTQIIDKWEQEQTQSGYDPVPTLRSLAEIFEREKDVYMRKDPDPLDLRHPYRTDPSCQYGLMLKLLFRKDQFMGKLLNDYLRENYFSRQNVSRSSLELNIIACRLILVVMPGLETTAVFQTAEEDGIISRLYNWAEDSIEPLQSYATGLLAAAMEVSDIAISCRDQNMRLVPKMINRLHMLLACSCMSKNATGEASTAHNNSADSSFSSGMLSWMACGAASAPQSPQHNGASGSASNMSILFENSRDAFPLSRYYKRMYIPLHPPTADTSQMLIMRFLTSLGEYQEFLGMAFGNNVMVLIFSHLEELDRRDTCLAYEVLKYLASLLCHKKFALEFISHGGLELLLNVPRPSLATTGVSIAIYYLAYCEDAMERICSMPRPLISNLVRYALWILGRCHDSSKCHATMFFSLSFQFKVILDEFDAQDGLRKLYNVISVLKILDPSHNDSENASDINEDVECASRQMVRHVCVALKRYMEAHFFYKYNNFICQHYATSSSSSTHYFSQHPTVAAKLTFDQLHEQIRTLQEHTSVRAHWEPVDQLLKLGGITMLLRIIAFSYEWVNSGRSETVRSALDVLSVCCVIPRVYLVLCERLQMLDKTTTSGFCSVLGAAAGEITADAEVLKSALAVLCHCVCSPIIRKDSGSSLMKFGNSSRKNKANQKYAEELIEKVWESVCSNNGIVVLLSLMQTKGPITDADCIRGMACRALAGLARSDRVRQIVGKLPLFASGQLQALMRDPILQEKRAEHVLFQKYALELLERISGKTKPLNNPLDPSLTNMHKANVIAQTRIQYNEQQLYQLIFEHLESKGLGQTAQMLQREVGLPLQTTTTRNFHQSPFDYKGFSGISSISRSRLRNRMQDVNAAIMSSGEPSRSQADDTSLHCSSSGNASTSGSATAPGIPNFNHLSAQTPIKLRKTERATSSVSRSLQKQISLGNAESSSVGLTDDLAISPALYPKRVTLNSIVTEYLTNQHSLCNNPVTTCPQFDLYEPHKCPDPRPSRLLSSNYNLTSRHFRTQAGFNTARFDRRHVHTHFAPWRTIRSADYDDLEFTCCDVVGNYLIVGTHQGESKVFNMNDGVEQFSSICHTYGVDAIQANRGGDLVLTTSLWRIRTTILWSITDNEFRSKLRLPDVGYCEFSQTTQDRLLGTHNDCAVLYDINTGSKVSTFTPTIPNQYTKNRATLCRTDELLLSDGVLWDVRSGKEIHKFDKFNQCISGVFHPNCLEIIANTEVWDLRTFHLLQTVPVLDQRNCTFSPMHVIYGASLGADRDHDMETTTYDTSFNVLDAYDYSSIATIDVKRNINDLSVSANGSLIAVVEDHTGYDSKQETYVKIYAVGVKKSERSEEEDDEEVPESNEEGSDTGSDTGSENAFAIGPNFMGFPLRSHRNRNVISESSSGEDNDSDLDDGDDDDDDDIEILSNIDELDFDGEPSSDD; this is encoded by the exons ATGTCTGATGCAAATTCGAATGCGaatggcaatggaaatgaaaatgctcGAGCACAGGATGAAGAATTGCCAAACGACATTGCTTTGGATAATGCCATCTTTGCCGCAGCCTATCAGAGCGATGATGAACCAGCTGATGAGGAGCTGGAGGCTGACGCACAAAGCGAGGACAATTCGAATGAAGTAAACGCGGAGGGTGAAGATGATGCAGAGGATGCCGAAGTAGAAGTTGATGGAGAGGGCGAAGAAGGCGATAATGATGGAGATGGCGACGCAGCTGTTGAAGATGATGATGCCGATGCTGATAATGCCAATGCAGAGGATGACCCTGCGGCAGATCGGCGTTCGGCAACCAAAAGAGAACTTACCCAAATCATAGATAAATGGGAGCAGGAGCAAACACAGAGTGGCTACGATCCAGTGCCCACCCTCAGAAg TCTGGCGGAGATCTTTGAGCGTGAAAAGGATGTATACATGCGAAAAGATCCCGATCCACTGGACTTAAGACATCCCTATAGAACCGATCCAAGTTGCCAATATGGGTTGATGCTTAAACTGCTCTTTCGCAAGGATCAGTTCATGGGCAAA ctgCTTAATGACTATCTGAGGGAAAACTACTTTAGTCGGCAAAACGTAAGTCGCAGCTCCCTTGAGCTAAACATCATTGCTTGTCGGCTAATACTCGTCGTTATGCCTGGCCTGGAGACAACAGCAGTATTTCAGACTGCCGAGGAGGACGGCATCATCAGTCGTCTTTATAACTGGGCAGAAGATAGCATTGAACCACTTCAAAGCTATGCCACAGGTCTGTTAGCCGCTGCCATGGAGGTTAGTGATATTGCGATTAGTTGTCGCGACCAGAATATGCGATTGGTGCCCAAGATGATCAATCGCCTGCACATGCTACTTGCCTGTAGTTGCATGAGCAAAAATGCCACAGGAGAAGCTAGCACTGCGCATAACAACTCTGCGGACAGCAGTTTCTCGTCGGGTATGCTCAGCTGGATGGCTTGTGGCGCTGCCTCAGCGCCGCAGTCGCCGCAACATAATGGCGCTAGTGGTAGTGCATCAAATATGTCGATATTGTTTGAGAACAGCCGGGACGCGTTTCCATTGTCACGCTATTATAAGCGCATGTATATACCGCTCCATCCGCCCACTGCAGACACCAGCCAGATGCTCATCATGCGCTTCCTAACCAGCCTAGGCGAGTACCAGGAATTCCTGGGTATGGCGTTTGGCAACAATGTTATGGTGCTTATTTTTAGCCACCTGGAAGAGCTGGACAGACGAGACACTTGCCTTGCCTATGAGGTGCTCAAGTATCTTGCCTCCTTGCTCTGTCACAAGAAGTTTGCTTTAGAATTTATTTCCCATGGTGGTCTGGAG CTACTTTTGAATGTGCCACGACCAAGTTTGGCCACAACGGGTGTATCCATTGCAATATACTATTTGGCGTACTGTGAGGATGCCATGGAACGCATTTGCAGCATGCCACGTCCATTAATTTCGAATCTGGTGCGTTATGCTCTATGGATACTGGGAAGGTGTCATGATTCGTCCAAATGTCATGCCACCATGTTCTTCAGCTTGAGCTTTCAGTTTAAGGTCATCCTCGATGAGTTTGATGCCCAGGATGGCTTACGAAAACTCTACAATGTT ATTTCCGTACTGAAAATTCTGGATCCCAGTCATAATGATAGTGAAAATGCCTCAGATATCAACGAGGATGTTGAATGTGCTTCCCGTCAGATGGTTCGACACGTTTGTGTTGCTCTCAAGCGCTATATGGAAGCGCATTTCTTTTACAAGTACAACAACTTCATATGCCAACACTACGCTACCTCGTCCTCATCGTCGACGCACTACTTCAGCCAACATCCGACAGTGGCAGCTAAACTCACATTTGATCAGTTGCATGAGCAGATAAGAACGCTCCAAGAGCATACATCAGTGCGGGCACATTGGGAACCAGTGGATCAGCTACTAAAACTAGGTGGAATAACGATGTTGTTGCGCATCATTGCCTTCAGCTACGAATGGGTGAACAGTGGTCGCTCGGAGACCGTCCGTTCAGCTCTCGATGTGCTTAGCGTATGCTGTGTGATACCGCGCGTCTATCTGGTGCTTTGCGAACGCCTGCAGATGCTAGACAAGACGACAACGTCTGGCTTCTGTTCGGTACTGGGAGCTGCTGCCGGCGAGATCACAGCCGATGCTGAAGTCTTAAAATCTGCGCTGGCCGTCCTCTGTCATTGTGTCTGCTCACCAATAATTCGCAAGGACAGTGGGAGCAGTCTAATGAAATTTGGCAACTCGTCGCGCAAGAACAAAGCTAATCAAAAGTATGCCGAGGAACTGATTGAAAAGGTCTGGGAGTCTGTGTGCTCCAACAATGGTATTGTGGTGTTGCTATCACTCATGCAAACCAAAGGACCCATTACAGATGCCGACTGCATACGCGGCATGGCCTGTCGAGCATTGGCCGGTTTGGCGCGCTCCGATCGTGTGCGTCAAATTGTTGGCAAACTACCGTTGTTTGCCAGTGGACAGCTGCAAGCTCTTATGCGAGATCCCATATTGCAAGAGAAGCGAGCGGAGCATGTGCTCTTCCAAAAGTATGCACTGGAGCTGCTCGAACGCATTTCTGGCAAGACAAAACCACTGAACAACCCTCTGGATCCATCGCTGACTAACATGCACAAGGCTAACGTAATTGCTCAGACGCGCATTCAGTACAACGAACAGCAATTGTATCAGCTAATCTTCGAGCACCTGGAGAGCAAAGGACTTGGTCAAACGGCTCAGATGCTGCAGCGTGAGGTCGGATTGCCATTgcagacgacaacaacacgCAACTTTCATCAGTCGCCATTCGACTATAAAGGTTTCTCCGGCATTAGTTCAATATCACGTAGTCGACTGCGCAACCGTATGCAAGATGTGAATGCGGCTATCATGTCTAGTGGGGAGCCAAGTCGCAGTCAAGCAGACGATACATCGCTCCACTGTAGCAGCAGTGGCAATGCATCCACGAGCGGATCGGCTACTGCACCAGGCATACCTAACTTCAATCATCTCAGCGCACAGACGCCCATAAAGCTGAGAAAGACGGAGCGTGCCACATCCTCCGTCAGTCGTTCACTACAGAAGCAAATTAGTCTGGGGAATGCAGAGTCCAGTTCCGTAGGATTGACAGATGACCTGGCTATCTCGCCAGCGCTGTATCCCAAGCGGGTCACTCTTAACAGCATCGTGACTGAGTATCTGACGAATCAGCATTCACTGTGCAACAATCCGGTGACAACATGCCCACAATTCGATCTGTACGAGCCGCACAAGTGTCCCGATCCACGTCCCAGCCGTCTACTTAGCTCCAACTACAATCTGACTTCCAGACACTTTCGTACTCAGGCAGGATTTAATACCGCACGATTCGATCGTCGTCATGTTCATACACACTTTGCACCATGGCGTACAATACGCTCTGCTGACTATGATGATCTGGAGTTCACTTGCTGTGACGTTGTGGGCAATTATCTTATTGTTGGCACACATCAGGGCGAAAGCAAAGTGTTCAACATGAACGACGGCGTGGAACAGTTCTCCTCCATATGTCACACATATGGCGTGGATGCAATACAGGCGAATCGAGGCGGCGATCTGGTACTGACCACCAGTCTGTGGCGTATTCGTACTACAATTCTGTGGTCCATTACCGACAATGAATTCCGCTCCAAGTTGCGGCTGCCCGATGTCGGATACTGCGAGTTTAGTCAGACAACTCAGGATCGTTTGCTGGGCACACACAATGAT TGTGCGGTACTATATGATATTAATACGGGTTCAAAAGTCTCAACCTTTACACCGACCATACCAAATCAGTACACAAAGAATCGCGCGACGCTGTGCCGTACAGATGAGTTGCTGTTATCAG ATGGCGTGCTTTGGGACGTTCGCTCCGGCAAAGAAATTCATAAGTTTGATAAGTTCAATCAGTGTATATCGGGTGTATTTCATCCTAACTGCCTGGAG atCATTGCCAACACAGAAGTTTGGGATCTACGCACGTTTCATTTGCTGCAAACGGTGCCGGTGTTGGACCAAAGGAACTGCACATTCTCGCCTATGCATGTGATATATGGGGCCAGTTTAGGTGCCGATAGAGACCACGATATGGAGACGACCACCTATGATACCAGCTTTAATGTACTCGATGCATACGACTATTCGAGCATCGCAACCATTGATGTGAAGCGCAACATTAACGATCTAAGCGTTAGTGCAAATGGTAGCCTAATTGCCGTTGTAGAGGACCACACCGGTTACGATTCAAAGCAGGAGACCTATGTGAAGATCTATGCCGTTGGTGTTAAAAAGAGCGAGCGCTCGGAAGAG GAAGATGATGAGGAGGTGCCCGAATCCAATGAGGAGGGCTCTGATACGGGATCGGATACGGGCTCTGAAAATG CATTTGCAATCGGTCCGAATTTCATGGGTTTCCCGTTACGTAGCCATCGCAATCGGAATGTCATTAGTGAATCCTCCAGTGGTGAAGATAATGATAGCGACCTGGACGATggtgatgatgacgatgacgatgatattgaaattttgtCCAACATCGATGAATTGGATTTTGATGGCGAACCCAGTAGTGATG ATTGA